The genomic stretch GGTGCGGGTTGCGGGGGCGGGACGGACCGACGCCGGCGTCCACGCCCGCGGGCAGGTCGCCAGCTTCCGGATCGTCTCGAGGATTCCCTGCCTGGGAATCCTGCGGGGCGCGAACCATTTTCTTCCCGGGGACATCCGAATCGTCTCGGTGGAGGAGGCTCCCGAAGGATTCCACGCGCGGCATCACGCCGTCCGGAAGGACTACGCCTACCGCTTCTCACAGGCGCCCGTCCTCTCGCCCTTCCTGTCGGCGACCGTCGAGTCGATCCGCGGGAAGCTCGATCTCTCGCGCATGGAGAGCGCAGCGGCGCATTTCCTCGGCCGGCACGACTTCACGGCATTCTGCGGCTCGGAAGGCCGGCGCCGGAACGCCGTCCGCACCGTCGTCGAGGCGCGTTTCGCCTGCGAGCCGGACGAGGTTGCGGTCTTCCGCATCTCGGCGGACGGCTTCCTGCAGTATCTGGTGCGCACGATCGTGGGGACACTGATCGAGGTGGGGCGAGGCCGCATCGCCGCCGAGGCCATCCCTGAAATCCTGGACGCCCGGGATCGAACCCGGGCCGGTCCTACCGCCGCGGCGAAAGGACTGACGCTTGAAAAGGTCCATTTCCCCGCTGGAATGTGAGCGCGGGAGCAGGCGTAAGCTCAACGCGAAGCGGCATTTCGGCGCCTCGGCGTGGTTTGCGGCTCTTCGAGCCGCTGTGGTAGCATGCGAACACTCCCGCATCGGGCGGCTGGGACGATCGCGATCATGATCGACATGGAAGGCTACATTCAGAAGGGATCGGAGGAGGAGCGTCTCCTGCGGGCGATCGATCCCGCGCGCCTGCCGCGCCACGTCGCGATCATCATGGACGGCAACGGGCGCTGGGCCAAGTCGCGAAGCCTGCCGAGGGTCGCCGGCCATCGCGCCGGAATCACCGCGGTCCGCGAGGTCGTGGAGACCGCGGCCCGTCTCGGCCTTCAGGTGCTGACGCTGTACGCCTTTTCGGTGGAGAATTGGAAGCGGCCCCGCCGCGAGATCGACACGCTCATGGAGCTGTTGAAGGAGTTTCTCGCCCGGGAGCTGAACACCTTGAACCGGAACAACATTCGATTCGAGGTGATCGGGCGTTTCCACGAGCTCGGCGAAAGCGTCAAGAAGGAGCTGCGCAAAGGGATCGAGGCCACCCGGGAGAACACCGGGCTGCTCTTCAATATCGCCCTTTCCTACGGAGGCCGGACCGAAATTGTCGACGCCTGCCGGCGGGCGATGGAGGAGAAGGCCAGCGGCGAGGCCTCGTGGACCGAGCTCACGGAGGAAGTGCTGTCGCGCTACCTTTACACGGCCGGGCAGCCCGATCCCGACCTGCTCATCCGCACGAGCGGCGAGCTTCGGGTGAGCAATTTCCTGCTCTGGCAAATCGCCTACGCCGAGATCTGGGTGACGGAGACGCTCTGGCCCGACTTCCGCCGCCGCCAGCTGCTTCAGGCCATCGTCGATTTCCAGAAGCGCGAGCGGCGCTACGGCCGGGTGGTGGAGGAATCGGCTCCGCGCCACGCCCCGGCCAAGATCGGAGCCTGACGCCTTGTCCGCCACCCGGACATGAAACGCGTTCTCTCGGCGGTCGTATTCCTCCCTCTTTTCATCGTCCTGGTCCGCCTTCCGCCCCGTTTCTTCGGGATTCTGATCGCCGCGGCCTGCGTGCTGGGGATCCTGGAGCTCTACCGTCTCGCGGAGCTTCGCGGATTCCACTGCAACCGACCGGCGGGCGCCCTGCTGGCGCTGGCGATCCTCTACTCCTTCTTCGGCGGCTTCCGGCTCCCGCTGGCCGTGCCGCTGTTCGCCGGCCTCGCCGTGGTGCCGATTCTGTCGCTTCTCGGCCGCCGTCCCCTGGGGGAAAGCCTCGGCTCGGATGCGGTGACGGTCTTCTCCGCCCTCTTCCTGTCGACGCTTCTCGGTTACCAGCTCCTCCTGCGAAACCTTGGAGAGGAAGTGGGGCGGGACCTGGTTTTCTTTCTCTATCTGGTGGTGTGGGGCGGGGACGCCGCCGCCTATTACGTCGGCTCGCTGCTCGGCCGGCATCCTCTCTCGCCCCGCGTCAGCCCGCGGAAGACGGTGGAGGGAGCGCTGGCCGGCGCCGCCGGCAGCGTCGTCGCGGCGCTCTCGGCGCGCGCCTGGTTCTTCCAGCCGCTGAGGGCCGCGGACGCCGCGCTGGCCGGTCTTCTCCTGGCCGCCGTCGGCATCCTGGGCGATCTGGTGGAGTCGATGTGGAAGCGCGGCTCGGGCCTCAAGGACAGCGCCTCGCTGGTCCCCGGCCACGGCGGCATGCTGGATCGATGCGACAGCCTTCTCTTCGGCGGGCCGATCCTTTACTATTACTTTCTCTTCTGGCTGCGCTGAGGGAGTCTCGAAGGAATCATGTCGTCCCGGACGCGGATCGCCATTCTCGGATCGACCGGCTCGGTGGGAGTCCAGGCGCTGGACCTGATCTCGCGATTCCCGGACCGCTTCGAAGTGGTGGCCCTGGCGGCGCGGCGGAACGCGGCGCTCCTGGCCGGCCAGGTCGAGCGGTTCCATCCGAGGCTCGCGGTCCTATCCGACGCGAAGAGCTCTCCGGAATGGGTCTCCCGGTGCGCCTCCCTCGGAGTGGAGGCGGCCACGGGGGAAGAAGGCCTCCGGCAGGTCGCCGCGCATCCCGAGGCTGATCGCGTCGTCTGCGCGATCGTCGGCGGGGCGGGCCTCCGGCCCACCTTGGGCGCGATTCAAGCCGGCAAGACCGTCGCCCTGGCGAACAAGGAGACGCTGGTGATGGCCGGAAGCCTGATGCTGCAGGAAGCGCGGCGCAGCGGCGCGCGCCTCCTGCCGGTCGACAGCGAGCACTGCGCCCTGCATCAGTGCCTGAGGGGAGAGAGGACGGACGAAGTCCGCCGGCTCATCCTGACCGCCTCGGGAGGCCCGTTCCGGCTCTCCACGCTGAGCGAGATGGAGGAGGCGGGGCCCGAGCAGGCTCTCCGCCATCCCACCTGGGAGATGGGGCCGAAAATCAGCGTCGACTCCGCCACTCTCATGAACAAGGGCCTCGAGGTGATCGAGGCGCATTGGCTGTTCGGGATCGAGCCGGAGAGGATCGAGGTCCTGCTCCACCCGCAGAGCCTGGTCCATTCGATGGTCGAGATGCAGGACGGCTCGGTCATCTGCCAGATGGGGACTCCCGACATGCGCCTGCCGATCCTCTATGCGCTGACCTATCCCGATCGCTGGGTCTCGCCGCTGCCGGCGCTGGATCTCGCCGCCGCGCCGGCCCTGGAGTTCTCCGCCCCCGATCCCGTCCGGTTTCCCTGCCTGTCGCTGGCCTACCGGGCGCTCGCCGCTGGGGGGACCGCTACCACGGCGCTGAACGCCGCCAACGAGATCGCCGTCGCGGCGTTCCTGGCGCGTCGCGCCCGGCTCCTGGACATCCCGCGGGTGATCGAGAAGGTCCTGGAGAAACACGCGCCGCAACCGGCCGATTCGCTTTCCCCCATCCTCGAAGCCGACCGGGAGTCTCGCCGGCTGGCGGAGGAGATCCTCATGAAAGGCGCCGCCGCATGAGCCATTTCCTGAGCTTCCAGAGCCTGGGCGCCTTCGCCATCGTCCTGGGGATCCTGATCCTCATCCACGAGCTGGGGCACTTCACCGTGGCCAAGCTTCTCGGGATCGACGTGGAGGTGTTCTCCGTCGGCTTCGGCCCGCGGCTGTTCGGCGTGCGCCGCAAGGGGACCGACTACCGGCTCTCGCTGCTGCCGCTCGGGGGGTACGTGAAGATGCGGGGAGAAAACCCCGACGAGTCGCTCGCCGGCGACTCGGGTGAATTCCTGTCCCGCCCGAAGGTTCAGCGCTTGGCGGTCCTCATCATGGGGGCCACGACGAACATCCTGGCGGCGATCGTCCTGATGACGATCGTCTACCGGGCGGGGATTCCGGAGCCCGCCTATCTGACCCAGCCCGCGGTCGTGGGGATCGTCGCCCCCGACTCCCCGGCGTCCAAGGCCGGGATCGAGCCGCGCGATCGGATCGTGAAGCTGGGCACGAAGGCGATCCGGAACTGGGGGGATCTGCTCATGGCGGTGACCCTGAGCCCGGGGCAGGCCACGACGGTGACGGTGGACCGGGCCGGAAAGCCGCTGAACCGGCAGATCGTCCTCGAATCGATCACGGCGTACGAGATCGGGTACGCCGGCATCTTCCCGGTGATGACCGCCCAGATCAAGCAGATCGACGCCGGCTCACCCGCCGCGACGGCGGGGCTGCAGGCCGGGGACCGGATCCTGGCGGTGAACGGCCAGGAGATCAGCCATTTCGAGATGGCGTCGCAGGTCTTGCGGAAGTCGATCGGCGTCCCGGTGCGCCTCACCGTCCAGCGCGGCGGTCGGACCAGCGAGATGACGGTCGTCCCGGCGGGGGACAGCGGCCAGGGCCGCATCGGAATCACCTGGGATCCCTCGACCGACGAGAAGATTCGCCAGTACCCGCTGCCCGGCGCCCTGGCCGCGAGCGTCTCGTGGAACTGGAAGAACGTGGATCTCGTCTTCACGACGCTGCGCAAGCTCTTCACCCGGCAGCTTTCGCTGCGGACCATGTCGGGCCCGATCGACATCTACAAGATCTCGGGGCAGACCTTCCGGGAGGGCTGGAAGCCCTTCCTTCAGTTCATGGCTCTGATCAGCCTTCAGCTGGGCGTGATCAATCTGCTTCCCTTTCCCGTCCTCGACGGCGGTCACATCTTCATCCTCTTCATCGAGGGGCTGATGCGTCGCGATTTGAGCCTCAAGATCAAGGAGCGGCTGATGCAGGTGGGGTTCTACCTCCTTCTCCTGCTGATGGGGACCATCGTCTACCTGGACATCGCCAAGAACTCCAACAATTTCGAGCGGCTCAAGAACTTCTTCCAATGACCGGCGGCCCGGCGCGGCCGCCGGGCGACCTGAGGAGATCCTCGTTGGGGCACCGACCGCTTCTCTTCACTCCGGGCCCGACCGAGGTGCGCCCGGAGATTCTGCAGGCGATGGCCCGCCCCGTCATCTCCCATCGGGGAGCCCCGATGGAGGAGATGGTCCGGGACATCGTCGCCAAGGCGCGCTGCATCTTCATGACCGAGGGGACGATTCTCCTGTCGAGCTCTTCGGCTTCGGGCCTGATGGAGGGCGCGGTGCGCAACTGCATCGCCAGGCGCTCGCTGCATCTCGTCGGCGGCGCGTTCGGCGAGCGGTGGCGGCAGATCGCCGCCGATTGCGGCTTCGATCCCGGCGTGGTGCAGGCCGAGCCCGGATTCGCGATCCGGCCCGAGCGGGTCGAGGAGGCGCTGTCGCGCGGCGACTACGACGCCGTCTGCGTCACCCACAACGAGACCTCCACCGGAGTGACCCACCCGCTCGAGGCGATCGCGCGCGTCGTCCGCGCGCGCCCCGGCGTCCTCCTGATGGTGGACGCCGTCAGCTCGCTGGGCGGCATCCCGGTGGAGGTGGATCGTCTCGGAATCGACGTCTGCTTCGCCTCGGTCCAGAAGGCGCTCGCGCTGCCGCCCGGGTTTGCCCTGGGCGCGGTATCGGAGGCGGCGCTGGAGCGGGCGCGGGCCCGCAAGGGACGCGGCTATTACTTCGATTTCATCCGGCTCGCGGAAGCCTCCGCCAAGGGGATGCCGCTCGCCACTCCCTCGGTGTCCCATCTCTTCGCGCTCCAGGCCCAGTTCGACCACATCCTCGCCGAAGGACTTCCCCGGCGCTTCGCGCGCCACGCGGCGATGGGGGAGCGGGTGCGCCGCTGGGCGAGGGAGAAGTTCGCGGTGCTCGCGGAGCCCGGCTTCGAGTCCGACACCGTGACCTGCGTCGCCAACAGCCGCAAGATCCGGGTGGCCTCCTTCCTGGAGTCCTTGAAGAGCCGCGGGTACCAGATCTCGAACGGCTACGGCACTCTCAAGGAGGCCACCTTCCGCATCGGGCACCTGGGGGAGCACACCCTCGAAGGCGTGGAGGGGCTGCTCGCCGCCATGGACGAGGTCTTGTCCGGATGAGCCAGCGCGTCGTGATCGCCGATCCGGTCGCTCCCGTCTGTGGAGAGATCCTCTCCCGCGCGGGACTGGAGGTGATCGCTCTGGGGCGCTCCGGCGCCGCCTCGCTTCGGGAAGCCATCTCCGGCGCGGCGGGCCTGGTGGTGCGCTCGGAGACGAAGGTCACCGACGAGGTCCTCGCCGCGGCGCCCGCCTTGAAGGTGGTGGGCCGGGCGGGCACCGGGGTCGACAACATCGACGTCGCCGCCGCCACCCGGCGCGGCATCGTGGTGATGAACGCGCCCGGCGAGAACACGATCGCGGCCGCCGAGCACACCCTGTCGCTGATGCTCTCGCTGGCCCGGAATATCCCTCGCGCCGATCGCTCCCTCAAGGCCGGAAAGTGGGATCGCGAGAAGTTCCTGGGCGTCGAGCTCCTCGGCAAGATCCTCGGCGTCGTCGGCCTCGGAAAAGTCGGGCGCGAAGTGGCGGCCCGGGCCCGAGCCTTCGGCATGGAGATTTGCGGCTTCGACCCGTTTCTTCCGGAGGAGGTGGTCGCGCGACTGGGGTTCCAGATGCTCGCGCTTCCCGATCTGATCGCCCGGGCCGACTTCCTGACCGTTCACGTTCCGCTCAACGCCCAGACCCGCCGCCTCATCGGCCCGGCGGAGCTGGGGCGCTGCAAGCCCGGGCTGCGGATCGTCAACTGCGCCCGCGGCGGCATCGTGGACGAGCAGGCGCTGGAGAAGGCTCTGCAGGACGGAAGAGTGGCGGGGGCCGCCCTGGACGTCTTCGAGAAGGAGCCTCCGGGCGAGGATCATCCGCTCGTCCGCCGGGATACGGTGGTGGCTACGCCGCATCTCGGCGCCTCCACCCTCGAGGCCCAGGAGAAAGTGGCGGCCCGCATCGCCGAGCAGATCGTCGCGTATCTGGAGCGCGGCTCGGTGGCCGGGGCGGTGAACGTCGAAGCGATCGACCCGGAGGTCCTGCGCGTCCTCGGCCCCTGGCTGGATCTGGCGGAGCGGCTGGGGCGCCTGCAATCGCGGATGGCGCATCCGGCCGGCGAAGAAGTCACCATCGAGTTCAGCGGAGCCCTGCTCGACCATCCCGTCCCCGCCCTGGTCGCGGCCTTTCTGAAAGGATACCTGCAGGGCATCGTCACGGAGCCCGTGAACCGGGTGAACGCGGCCCTCCTGGCCCGCGAGATCGGCCTGCGGGTGAACGAGGTCCGCTCTTCCGACTCGAGCGATTACAGCTCCCTCATCACCACCCGTCTGCGGACCGGGGAGCGGGTCCGCACGATTGCCGGCACCCTGTTCGGCAAGCGCGATCTCCGGATCGTCCGCCTCGACGACTACGACTTCGACGCGGTCCCGTCGGGCGAGATGCTGATCTGCTCGAACGACGACCGGCCGGGGATGGTGGGGAGCCTGGGGACGATTCTGGGCGAGGCCGGGATCAACATCGCGCAGCTCTCGCTCGGCCGGGACCGCAGCGGCGGCCGGGCCATCGCCATCCTCAATCTGGACAGTCCCGTCGCCCCCGATCTGCTGTCCCGCATCCGCCATCTGAGCGGTATCCTCTGGGCCGAGCAAGTCTCCATCTAAACAAGCCGTTCCGTAACACGCCGTTCACGCGATGTTCCGCCGCCGACCGCCGGAAGCGCCGGCGGGCGTGCCGGCCGGTGCGGCCCCGCCCGCGGCGGAGCCGCGAAACTCCGCGTCCTGCAGGCACTTTCCATCTTTCCTCAAGCTCGGGGCCCGATCCGCGAGGATTGGCACGTCCATTGCCATAAGTTCCGCGGCCGGGACGAAGCGGAATCGACGCTTCCCCGCGAGGAGGCCGACGTGGAGAAATCGCCGTTCAAGCCGAAGGATCTGGAGCTGCTGGTGCTCAAGGCGCTCGCGGGAGAGCGGGTGTCGCTGCTGCTCGGGCGGCGCCGCTACACCCTGACGGTCGATCCCGTCTTCCGGATCGAAGAAGGGGAGGACGGCTTTCTGTATCTCTGCATGGGACTCTCCAGTCTTCGGCGTCGGCTCGGCGTTCTGGCCGAAGGGGGAGAAGCCGGGAAGGGAACGATCGCGGAGCTTGGGGGAGCGCAGAGGTCCCATTAACCGATCGGCTCTCCATCGCTCGGAGGGCCTCTGCGGGGCGCGGAAGGGGGATCGGAAGATCCCCCCTCCCCCAGGGTTTCCATTC from Candidatus Polarisedimenticolia bacterium encodes the following:
- the truA gene encoding tRNA pseudouridine(38-40) synthase TruA — its product is MRTLKLRVQYLGTAYRGWQIQPDQPTVQGCLETALSRLFGEGVRVAGAGRTDAGVHARGQVASFRIVSRIPCLGILRGANHFLPGDIRIVSVEEAPEGFHARHHAVRKDYAYRFSQAPVLSPFLSATVESIRGKLDLSRMESAAAHFLGRHDFTAFCGSEGRRRNAVRTVVEARFACEPDEVAVFRISADGFLQYLVRTIVGTLIEVGRGRIAAEAIPEILDARDRTRAGPTAAAKGLTLEKVHFPAGM
- a CDS encoding isoprenyl transferase, which codes for MIDMEGYIQKGSEEERLLRAIDPARLPRHVAIIMDGNGRWAKSRSLPRVAGHRAGITAVREVVETAARLGLQVLTLYAFSVENWKRPRREIDTLMELLKEFLARELNTLNRNNIRFEVIGRFHELGESVKKELRKGIEATRENTGLLFNIALSYGGRTEIVDACRRAMEEKASGEASWTELTEEVLSRYLYTAGQPDPDLLIRTSGELRVSNFLLWQIAYAEIWVTETLWPDFRRRQLLQAIVDFQKRERRYGRVVEESAPRHAPAKIGA
- a CDS encoding phosphatidate cytidylyltransferase; this encodes MKRVLSAVVFLPLFIVLVRLPPRFFGILIAAACVLGILELYRLAELRGFHCNRPAGALLALAILYSFFGGFRLPLAVPLFAGLAVVPILSLLGRRPLGESLGSDAVTVFSALFLSTLLGYQLLLRNLGEEVGRDLVFFLYLVVWGGDAAAYYVGSLLGRHPLSPRVSPRKTVEGALAGAAGSVVAALSARAWFFQPLRAADAALAGLLLAAVGILGDLVESMWKRGSGLKDSASLVPGHGGMLDRCDSLLFGGPILYYYFLFWLR
- a CDS encoding 1-deoxy-D-xylulose-5-phosphate reductoisomerase → MSSRTRIAILGSTGSVGVQALDLISRFPDRFEVVALAARRNAALLAGQVERFHPRLAVLSDAKSSPEWVSRCASLGVEAATGEEGLRQVAAHPEADRVVCAIVGGAGLRPTLGAIQAGKTVALANKETLVMAGSLMLQEARRSGARLLPVDSEHCALHQCLRGERTDEVRRLILTASGGPFRLSTLSEMEEAGPEQALRHPTWEMGPKISVDSATLMNKGLEVIEAHWLFGIEPERIEVLLHPQSLVHSMVEMQDGSVICQMGTPDMRLPILYALTYPDRWVSPLPALDLAAAPALEFSAPDPVRFPCLSLAYRALAAGGTATTALNAANEIAVAAFLARRARLLDIPRVIEKVLEKHAPQPADSLSPILEADRESRRLAEEILMKGAAA
- the rseP gene encoding RIP metalloprotease RseP, whose product is MSHFLSFQSLGAFAIVLGILILIHELGHFTVAKLLGIDVEVFSVGFGPRLFGVRRKGTDYRLSLLPLGGYVKMRGENPDESLAGDSGEFLSRPKVQRLAVLIMGATTNILAAIVLMTIVYRAGIPEPAYLTQPAVVGIVAPDSPASKAGIEPRDRIVKLGTKAIRNWGDLLMAVTLSPGQATTVTVDRAGKPLNRQIVLESITAYEIGYAGIFPVMTAQIKQIDAGSPAATAGLQAGDRILAVNGQEISHFEMASQVLRKSIGVPVRLTVQRGGRTSEMTVVPAGDSGQGRIGITWDPSTDEKIRQYPLPGALAASVSWNWKNVDLVFTTLRKLFTRQLSLRTMSGPIDIYKISGQTFREGWKPFLQFMALISLQLGVINLLPFPVLDGGHIFILFIEGLMRRDLSLKIKERLMQVGFYLLLLLMGTIVYLDIAKNSNNFERLKNFFQ
- a CDS encoding alanine--glyoxylate aminotransferase family protein: MGHRPLLFTPGPTEVRPEILQAMARPVISHRGAPMEEMVRDIVAKARCIFMTEGTILLSSSSASGLMEGAVRNCIARRSLHLVGGAFGERWRQIAADCGFDPGVVQAEPGFAIRPERVEEALSRGDYDAVCVTHNETSTGVTHPLEAIARVVRARPGVLLMVDAVSSLGGIPVEVDRLGIDVCFASVQKALALPPGFALGAVSEAALERARARKGRGYYFDFIRLAEASAKGMPLATPSVSHLFALQAQFDHILAEGLPRRFARHAAMGERVRRWAREKFAVLAEPGFESDTVTCVANSRKIRVASFLESLKSRGYQISNGYGTLKEATFRIGHLGEHTLEGVEGLLAAMDEVLSG
- the serA gene encoding phosphoglycerate dehydrogenase, which encodes MSQRVVIADPVAPVCGEILSRAGLEVIALGRSGAASLREAISGAAGLVVRSETKVTDEVLAAAPALKVVGRAGTGVDNIDVAAATRRGIVVMNAPGENTIAAAEHTLSLMLSLARNIPRADRSLKAGKWDREKFLGVELLGKILGVVGLGKVGREVAARARAFGMEICGFDPFLPEEVVARLGFQMLALPDLIARADFLTVHVPLNAQTRRLIGPAELGRCKPGLRIVNCARGGIVDEQALEKALQDGRVAGAALDVFEKEPPGEDHPLVRRDTVVATPHLGASTLEAQEKVAARIAEQIVAYLERGSVAGAVNVEAIDPEVLRVLGPWLDLAERLGRLQSRMAHPAGEEVTIEFSGALLDHPVPALVAAFLKGYLQGIVTEPVNRVNAALLAREIGLRVNEVRSSDSSDYSSLITTRLRTGERVRTIAGTLFGKRDLRIVRLDDYDFDAVPSGEMLICSNDDRPGMVGSLGTILGEAGINIAQLSLGRDRSGGRAIAILNLDSPVAPDLLSRIRHLSGILWAEQVSI